A window of Macrotis lagotis isolate mMagLag1 chromosome X, bilby.v1.9.chrom.fasta, whole genome shotgun sequence contains these coding sequences:
- the AWAT2 gene encoding acyl-CoA wax alcohol acyltransferase 2 isoform X2, giving the protein MGSISKNLKAVLEVFAIFQWALSAFLIVIIVLLFHLYLVVFTSYWPLIGFTIIWLIFDWKTPEKGGRRSHWVRNWCLWKQYRDYFPIKLVKTQDLSPKHNYIIASHPHGLLAHSSFCNFATNASNFSKLFPGITPYILTLGAFFWVPLLREYVMSSGACSVSRASINYLLTRKDSGNALVVVVGGLAECRYSRPGFSTLVLKNRKGFVYMALCHGVALVPSYSFGENETYNQHIFTPGGWVNRFQEWFQRLVHIYPCAFYGRGFTENSWGFLPYRRPITTIRPPDSRTSAPSTASPSYPLPFKFLRRL; this is encoded by the exons TTATAATTGTGCTCCTTTTCCACCTGTACCTGGTGGTGTTCACCTCCTACTGGCCACTGATTGGGTTCACAATCATCTGGTTGATTTTTGACTGGAAGACCCCTGAGAAAG GTGGTCGGAGGTCACACTGGGTAAGGAATTGGTGCCTATGGAAGCAATACAGAGATTACTTTCCCATCAAA CTGGTGAAGACTCAGGACCTATCCCCAAAGCACAATTACATCATCGCCAGCCATCCCCATGGACTCCTAGCCCACAGCTCCTTTTGCAACTTTGCTACAAATGCCTCCAACTTCTCCAAGCTCTTCCCTGGTATCACCCCATACATACTCACCTTGGGAGCCTTCTTCTGGGTGCCTCTCCTTAGGGAATATGTGATGTCTAGTG GAGCCTGCTCTGTGAGCCGGGCCTCCATCAACTACCTGCTGACTAGGAAGGACTCAGGCAATGCtctagtggtggtggtgggaggtCTGGCTGAATGTCGTTATAGCAGGCCTGGCTTCTCTACACTTGTCCTGAAGAACCGGAAGGGATTTGTGTACATGGCCCTATGTCACGG GGTGGCCCTGGTTCCCTCCTATTCCTTTGGAGAAAATGAAACCTACAATCAGCACATCTTCACCCCAGGAGGTTGGGTCAACCGTTTCCAGGAGTGGTTTCAGAGATTGGTGCACATCTACCCCTGTGCCTTCTATGGTCGTGGCTTCACTGAGAACTCCTGGGGCTTTCTACCTTACAGGCGGCCCATCACCACCATCA gacctcctgactccaggaccagtgctccctccactgcctcacctagctaccctcttcCCTTTAAATTCTTAAGAAGACTCTGA
- the AWAT2 gene encoding acyl-CoA wax alcohol acyltransferase 2 isoform X1, with the protein MGSISKNLKAVLEVFAIFQWALSAFLIVIIVLLFHLYLVVFTSYWPLIGFTIIWLIFDWKTPEKGGRRSHWVRNWCLWKQYRDYFPIKLVKTQDLSPKHNYIIASHPHGLLAHSSFCNFATNASNFSKLFPGITPYILTLGAFFWVPLLREYVMSSGACSVSRASINYLLTRKDSGNALVVVVGGLAECRYSRPGFSTLVLKNRKGFVYMALCHGVALVPSYSFGENETYNQHIFTPGGWVNRFQEWFQRLVHIYPCAFYGRGFTENSWGFLPYRRPITTIIGKPLPIPKIENPSQEIVDKYHTLYIKALQKLFDEHKVQYGISETQELEVI; encoded by the exons TTATAATTGTGCTCCTTTTCCACCTGTACCTGGTGGTGTTCACCTCCTACTGGCCACTGATTGGGTTCACAATCATCTGGTTGATTTTTGACTGGAAGACCCCTGAGAAAG GTGGTCGGAGGTCACACTGGGTAAGGAATTGGTGCCTATGGAAGCAATACAGAGATTACTTTCCCATCAAA CTGGTGAAGACTCAGGACCTATCCCCAAAGCACAATTACATCATCGCCAGCCATCCCCATGGACTCCTAGCCCACAGCTCCTTTTGCAACTTTGCTACAAATGCCTCCAACTTCTCCAAGCTCTTCCCTGGTATCACCCCATACATACTCACCTTGGGAGCCTTCTTCTGGGTGCCTCTCCTTAGGGAATATGTGATGTCTAGTG GAGCCTGCTCTGTGAGCCGGGCCTCCATCAACTACCTGCTGACTAGGAAGGACTCAGGCAATGCtctagtggtggtggtgggaggtCTGGCTGAATGTCGTTATAGCAGGCCTGGCTTCTCTACACTTGTCCTGAAGAACCGGAAGGGATTTGTGTACATGGCCCTATGTCACGG GGTGGCCCTGGTTCCCTCCTATTCCTTTGGAGAAAATGAAACCTACAATCAGCACATCTTCACCCCAGGAGGTTGGGTCAACCGTTTCCAGGAGTGGTTTCAGAGATTGGTGCACATCTACCCCTGTGCCTTCTATGGTCGTGGCTTCACTGAGAACTCCTGGGGCTTTCTACCTTACAGGCGGCCCATCACCACCATCA TTGGGAAGCCCCTACCAATCCCCAAGATTGAGAATCCAAGCCAGGAGATAGTGGACAAATACCACACCCTGTACATCAAGGCCCTGCAGAAGCTGTTTGATGAACACAAGGTCCAATATGGGATCTCAGAGACCCAGGAACTGGAGGTTATCTGA